The following are encoded in a window of Gasterosteus aculeatus chromosome 5, fGasAcu3.hap1.1, whole genome shotgun sequence genomic DNA:
- the LOC120819618 gene encoding bone morphogenetic protein 2 produces MTTGALRLWLVLGFQLRCVAVPLDRGSPALRDGSDATNEASDEVDALLHLEGLPRAPASPHKKAPQFMLDLFNAVAVHDGSPKSQKDILEGNIVRSFEDKGHAGERFHIFNLSSFGREERMVKAEFRWFRKKQKFFLGKSYGPHFYKVDLYEVLDSRVRPWRGNLITSRLVPLYSQGWEVFNVTQTVSKWIRNSQENGILVVTSLSSRNWIQSLVSSSKQNGELTDTNAYLVIFSDDGRTGASNQSYLGQAQPAAAATELHEHRSRRRRASSGFLPHGRSQSCRRVPLFVDFEEIGWSGWIISPRGYNAYHCKGSCPFPLGGNLRATNHATVRSIIHALKVSSDEVGAPCCVPDRLQSISLLYFDDEENVVLKQYDDMVALSCGCH; encoded by the exons ATGACAACAGGAGCTTTGCGCTTGTGGCTCGTCCTCGGTTTCCAGCTGAGATGCGTCGCTGTGCCGCTGGACCGCGGGAGTCCGGCGCTCCGGGACGGGTCGGATGCGACCAACGAGGCGAGCGACGAGGTGGACGCGCTGTTGCACCTGGAGGGTTTACCCCGCGCACCCGCGTCCCCTCACAAGAAGGCGCCGCAGTTCATGTTGGATCTCTTTAACGCGGTGGCAGTACACGACGGGAGCCCGAAGAGCCAGAAAGACATTCTAGAAGGAAACATAGTGCGGAGTTTCGAGGACAAAG GTCACGCTGGAGAGAGGTTTCACATCTTCAATCTCTCATCGTTTGGTAGAGAGGAGAGAATGGTCAAAGCGGAATTCCGTTGGTTTCGAAAGAAACAGAAGTTTTTCCTCGGAAAGTCTTATGGGCCACATTTCTACaag GTGGATCTGTATGAGGTGCTGGACAGCCGAGTGAGGCCATGGAGAGGAAACCTCATCACCTCAAGATTGGTGCCCCTTTACTCACAAGGATGGGAAGTCTTCAATGTCACTCAAACG GTGTCAAAGTGGATCCGCAACAGCCAGGAGAATGGCATCCTGGTGGTGACCTCACTCTCCTCTAGGAACTGGATACAGTCACTGGTGTCCTCCTCCAAGCAGAATGGAGAGCTGACAGACACAAATGCCTACCTGGTCATCTTCTCAGACGATGGGAGGACAGGAGCATCAAACCAGTCATACCTGG GACAAGCccaacctgcagcagcagcaaccgaGCTACACGAGCACCGCAGCCGGAGACGGCGTGCATCTTCCGGCTTCCTGCCCCATGGCCGCTCCCAGTCCTGCCGGCGGGTTCCACTCTTTGTGGACTTTGAGGAGATTGGCTGGTCCGGTTGGATCATCTCTCCGCGGGGATACAATGCCTACCACTGCAAAGGCTCATGCCCGTTCCCCCTGGGGGGGAATCTCAGAGCGACCAACCATGCCACAGTGCGCTCCATCATACACGCACTCAAGGTCTCTAGCGACGAAGTGGGAGCCCCTTGCTGTGTTCCCGACAGACTCCAGTCCATCAGTTTGCTATATTTTGATGATGAGGAGAATGTGGTTTTGAAGCAGTATGACGACATGGTGGCGCTAAGCTGCGGCTGCCATTGA